One genomic region from Macrobrachium rosenbergii isolate ZJJX-2024 unplaced genomic scaffold, ASM4041242v1 13890, whole genome shotgun sequence encodes:
- the LOC136837910 gene encoding uncharacterized protein, with product MLKADMFILMLRRFAALHGVPLRIYSDNATTFRAADTFLREIYHQEETQQYLRNTGIRWHFQTPRSPWKGGFFERMIGVVKRTQRRLIRRNIFHPEQVRKLVKGAEAVISNRPLMYLGDERDDGVITPSHLIRGDLLRPLPPVTPHEGMWDTLTTKQLRHRYFCLTAALSGFKDYWRDGYLRVLLERHDSREAAVMPLKEGNIVLIKIEYRKCRDWPLGRVLMVYTDPQGVERSAKVLYEGEEHLCAINHTVPLEMSEEEEDDLIDGVWIVERQRDLLECV from the coding sequence ATGTTGAAAGCAGACATGTTTATACTTATGCTAAGAAGATTCGCAGCATTACATGGTGTGCCCTTGAGAATATATAGCGACAATGCCACCACCTTCAGGGCAGCAGACACCTTCCTCAGGGAAATCTATCATCAAGAGGAGACCCAGCAATACCTGCGGAATACAGGTATTAGATGGCACTTCCAAACCCCCCGTTCTCCTTGGAAGGGAGGCTTCTTTGAGAGAATGATTGGTGTGGTAAAACGCACCCAGAGACGGTTAATTCGCAGGAACATCTTTCACCCAGAGCAGGTTCGAAAGTTGGTAAAGGGAGCAGAGGCTGTTATCAGCAACCGCCCCCTGATGTACTTGGGTGATGAGAGAGACGACGGAGTCATTACACCTTCTCACCTTATACGAGGGGATTTGCTTCGACCTCTGCCACCCGTTACACCCCACGAAGGGATGTGGGACACCCTAACAACAAAACAACTTCGTCATCGTTATTTTTGTCTGACAGCTGCCCTCAGCGGATTCAAGGATTATTGGAGAGATGGCTACTTACGGGTGCTACTGGAGCGCCATGATTCAAGGGAAGCAGCAGTTATGCCTCTTAAGGAAGGCAATATCGTCCTGATCAAGATTGAATACAGAAAATGCAGAGATTGGCCACTTGGGAGGGTCCTTATGGTGTATACTGACCCCCAGGGTGTGGAGCGATCAGCCAAGGTCCTTTATGAAGGAGAGGAGCACCTGTGCGCAATTAATCACACTGTTCCCCTAGAAAtgtccgaagaagaagaagacgacctGATCGATGGCGTGTGGATAGTCGAGAGACAGAGGGATCTGTTGGAATGTGTTTGA